One stretch of Salarias fasciatus unplaced genomic scaffold, fSalaFa1.1, whole genome shotgun sequence DNA includes these proteins:
- the LOC115385635 gene encoding chymotrypsin B-like → MLSIRSTMAFLWIVSCLAFISTAYGCGTPSIPPQVTGYARIVNGEEAVPHSWPWQVSLQQSSGFHFCGGSLINANWVVTAAHCEVRTYHRVVIGEHNKGYGTNEDVQILSPSRVFTHPNWNANTINNDIALIKLSSPAVLGTTVSPVCLAQSSDSFSGTCVTSGWGLLRSTAASTPNTLQQAALPLLTNTDCKRYWGSNISDVMICAGASGVSSCMGDSGGPLVCEKNNAWTLVGIVSWGSSSCSTSIPGVYARVTELRGWVDQILAAN, encoded by the exons atgcTCAGCATCAGAAGCACCATGGCCTTCCTCTGGATCGTGTCCTGCCTCGCCTTCATCAGCACCGCCTACG GCTGCGgtactccctccatccctccccagGTGACTGGGTATGCTCGCATTGTGAACGGTGAGGAGGCGGTTCCTCACTCCTGGCCCTGGCAGGTGTCCCTGCAG CAATCCAGCGGCTTCCATTTCTGTGGAGGTTCTCTGATCAACGCCAACTGGGTGGTTACCGCCGCTCACTGCGAAGTCAG GACCTACCACCGTGTGGTCATTGGCGAGCATAACAAGGGTTACGGCACCAACGAGGATGTCCAGATTCTGTCCCCTTCCCGG GTCTTCACTCATCCCAACTGGAACGCCAACACCATCAACAACGACATTGCTCTCATCAAGCTGTCCTCGCCCGCCGTCCTGGGAACCACCGTGTCCCCGGTCTGCCTGGCCCAGTCCAGCGACTCCTTCTCCGGGACCTGCGTGACCTCCGGATGGGGCCTGCTCCGGTCTACTG ctgcCAGCACTCCCAACACCCTGCAGCAGGCGGCGCTGCCCCTGCTGACCAACACTGACTGTAAGCGGTACTGGGGCAGCAACATCTCCGACGTCATGATCTGCGCCGGGGCGTCCGGAGTCAGCTCGTGCATG GGTGACTCTGGCGGTCCTCTGGTCTGCGAGAAGAACAACGCCTGGACTCTGGTGGGCATCGTGTCCTggggaagcagcagctgctccacctccattCCTGGAGTGTACGCCCGTGTGACTGAGCTCCGCGGGTGGGTGGACCAGATCCTGGCTGCCAACTAA